The stretch of DNA GCCCGGCCCGGTCCACCTGAACCTCCCCTTTCGAAAGCCCCTGGAGCCGACAGCGCTGCCCGCGCACCATCGCGATGCGGTCCCTGCCGACTTTGCCCTCGCACACCCCCTGGCCGCCCGGGGGCGCCCCGATGGCCGGCCTTACCTGCACCTCCCCTCACCGGAGCTGCACGCCGACGACACCACGATCGGCGCGCTCGCCAGCCTCCTGGCGCAAGCGCAACGCCCGCTCATCCTGGCCGGCGCCGACCCCCATGGCCACGCCTACGCCGAGGACCTGCGCGCGCTGGCCACTCGCCTGGGCGCGCCGCTGATCGCCGAGCCCACCTCCGGGCTCCGCGCCCTGACCGACGCCGATGCCTCCTCCTTGCGCACCGGCGATCTCCTCTTTGAGAGTAAACTCTACACCCGGCACGGCGCGCCGGATCTGGTGCTGCGCACAGGCAAAGCCCCCCTGAACTGGGCCGCCGCTCGCCAGGCCCGCACCTGGCACGCCACCACCACGGTGATTCTCAACCCCGAGCCCGAAACCACCGATCCCGATCACCTGGCCGCCTGGCACGTGCAGGCCGCCCCCCGAACCACGCTCCGCGCCCTGTTGGCCAGAATCTCCCACACGCCCTCGCCACGGAGCTCCTGGCTGCAAACGCACCTCCAGGCTGACGCACACGTCCAAACCTCCCTCGGCCACGAGTTCGCCACCCTGGAAGACGAGGCGCCCGAGTTCCTGGCCAGCGCACAGATCTGGCACGAACTCGGTCAGGCCCTCCCCGACCACGCAGCACTCTTTGTCTCCAACTCCATGCCCATCCGCGACGTCGATACTTTCATGGCACTCCGCCACACCCCCATCGACGTGCATTTCAACCGCGGCGTCAACGGCATCGACGGCATCATCGCCTCCGGACTCGGCGTGGCCTACGCGCGCAACGCCGCGGGCCTCCAGGCTCCCACCGTCATCGCCCTGGGGGATGTGGCCCTCCGCCACGACCTCTCCTCGCTCGCGCTGGCTCACGAACTTGATCTTCCGGTGCTTGTGCTCGTCCACGACAATGAAGGCGGCGCCATCTTCGATTACCTGCCCATCGCGCACTTTGACGACGTGCACACCCGCCACTTTCTGACCTCGGCCCGCGCCCCGATCGATACTTCGTCACCGGCGCTGGCCTCCGTCTCCAGCGCCAACACCCCGGCCCGGCTTCGCCAGGCCCTGCAACGCTTTATCAACGCCCCCTCGTTTCAGATCATCTGCGCCCGCACCGAGCGCGCCCGCGACAAACACATCCGCGCCCACCTGCGCGAGCGCGGCGCCCGGGCGGCACTGCCTACCCAGAACACGACCGACCTTCAGGAATCCCGCTGATGACCTCCACACCCGGCCCTGTAAAATCGTGGCTCCTCGCCAGCCGCCCCAAAACCCTGCCCGCCGCCGCGGTCCCCGTGGTCGTGGGCAGCGCTGTAGCCTTTGGCCAGCAGAAGTTTGCCCTCGGCCCGGCTCTGGCGGCGCTCGCCGGCGCGGCGCTCATTCAGATCGGCACCAACTTCGCCAACGACTACTTCGACGCGAAGAGCGGCGCCGACAACGAAAACCGCCTCGGCCCCACCCGCGCTGTCCAGGCCGGACTGGTCACCCCCAACGCCATGA from Lujinxingia litoralis encodes:
- the menD gene encoding 2-succinyl-5-enolpyruvyl-6-hydroxy-3-cyclohexene-1-carboxylic-acid synthase, with product MTSPTPTWPNVNTLWAQALVDELARAGLRHVCISPGSRSTPLVVAFANHPDIDDISIIDERQAAFFALGLSQTTGIPTALLCTSGTAGANYFPAICEASRSALPLLVLTADRPPHLHGCGAPQAMDQARLFGTHTRWFHQVAEPEPTPEKLRYLRTIACRALALARGPQPGPVHLNLPFRKPLEPTALPAHHRDAVPADFALAHPLAARGRPDGRPYLHLPSPELHADDTTIGALASLLAQAQRPLILAGADPHGHAYAEDLRALATRLGAPLIAEPTSGLRALTDADASSLRTGDLLFESKLYTRHGAPDLVLRTGKAPLNWAAARQARTWHATTTVILNPEPETTDPDHLAAWHVQAAPRTTLRALLARISHTPSPRSSWLQTHLQADAHVQTSLGHEFATLEDEAPEFLASAQIWHELGQALPDHAALFVSNSMPIRDVDTFMALRHTPIDVHFNRGVNGIDGIIASGLGVAYARNAAGLQAPTVIALGDVALRHDLSSLALAHELDLPVLVLVHDNEGGAIFDYLPIAHFDDVHTRHFLTSARAPIDTSSPALASVSSANTPARLRQALQRFINAPSFQIICARTERARDKHIRAHLRERGARAALPTQNTTDLQESR